CCAGCGATGTTTTTCCCACGCCCGGAGGTCCCACAAAGCAAAGGATGGGACCTTTCATGTCCGCTTTCAGCTGTCGAACGGCAAGGTATTCCAGAATTCTTTTCTTCACTTTTTCCAGATCGTAATGATCTTCATGCAATACCCGTTCTGCTTCTTTCACATCAAGATTGTCTTCCGTGCCGATCATCCAGGGAAGCTCAACCAGCACTTCCAGATACGTGCGGCAGACGGAGTATTCGGCAGAAGCAGGATGCATTTTGGAAAGACGCTTCAATTCTTTCTCAGCAACCTTCTTCACATCTGCAGGCATTTTTGCCTTTTCAATTTTCTCGCGGAACTCTTCTACTTCCATTCCGCGTTCATCACCTTCTCCCAGTTCTTTCTGAATCGCTTTCAATTGTTCTCGCAAATAGTATTCCCGCTGGGTCTTATCGATCTCGCCTTTCACCTGCGTTTGAATCTTATTGCCAATCTCCAGGATGTTGATCTCTTTATTGAGCAACATGTTTACTTTTTCCAGGCGATCCTTCAAATTCACGCATTCCAGAACATCCTGTTTTTCTTCGGTAGAAATTTTCAAGCTGGAGGCGACAAGATCGGCCATCTTGCCGGGCGCTTCCATGTTCACAATCACCGACGCAAGATCTGAGGATAAATAGCTGGCCATTTCGCTGAGCTTCTTAAATAGCTTTTTCGCATTCATCACGAGCGCGTCAATTTCCAGACTCTTTTCATCCGGCTCATCGATGATGTCCACTTTGGCCACGTAATAGGGCGCAGTCTGCAGGAACGACTCCACGCGAAAACGGGAAAGACCCTGCACGATCACGCGCAATGTGCTGTCCGGCATCCGGATCATTTTTGTGATTAAAGCAGTTGTGCCTACACCGTACAGATCATCCTGTTTCGGCTCCTCAATCTTCGGATCTTTTTGAGTCACCAGACCGATGATGTTGTCGTTCTTGATCGAATCCTCAATCAATTTCACGGATCTGTCCCGTCCCACCACCAACGGAATCATGAGCTCCGGATAAAGCACCGCATCTCTCAGTGGAAGAATCGAAATAATATCGGGAACGCTTACTTTTTTACTTTTAGAACCTTTCATTTTTATCTCCCGGCCCGTAGGCACACAACCGTAAAAAGAATACCACCCGGCTGCTAAGTAGAATAAAATATAAGTTCCCACAAAATTCAAGTCAAAAACAGTTGAGTCTCTTGTTATCAGATATGTGATAAAACTGTAAGGGAGGAAGAACCATGGCGACGATCCAGAAAATTTTAGCGCGTGAGGTTTTGGATTCACGAGGCACACCAACAGTTGAAGCCGAAGCGCACCTCAGCGACGGTTCCTGGTCGCGCGCGGCCGTGCCTTCAGGGGCTTCCACTGGCCAGTACGAGGCGCTGGAACTGCGGGATGGAGACCCCGCCCGCCACATGGGAAAAGGAGTCCGAAAAGCTGTTTCGAACATTCGTGAGAAAATTGCTCCGGCGCTGTTAGGACAGCAAGCCACTCAGCAAGCCGAGATCGATCAAAAGATGATCGAGCTGGATGGGACTCCCAACAAAGCAAACCTTGGAGCAAACGCCATTCTTGCGGTCTCCCTGGCTGTCGCCAAAGCGGCTGCAGTTTCCGAAGGCAAAAATCTCTATGAATATCTAAGCGCAGGACAAGGCAACGTACTCCCCATCCCTTTGATGAACGTGATCAATGGCGGCGCGCACGCGGACAACAATCTGGATGTTCAAGAATTCATGATTGTGCCGCACGGAACCTCTTCCTTTTCACAAGCGATCCGGATGGGTTGCGAAGTGTTTCATCATCTGAAAAAAATCCTGAAGAAAGCCGGAAACATCACAGCAGTGGGAGATGAAGGCGGTTTCGCGCCGCAGTTAAAATCGCATGAGGAGGCCCTTGAGCTCATGATGCGTGCCATTGAAGCGGCCGGTTATAAACCAGCAGATCAAATCAGTCTCGCCCTGGATGTGGCAGCCAGCGAATTCTACGAAGATGGCGGGTACGTCCTGAAGAAATCCGATAAATCCAGGCGCTCCAGCGAAGAAATGATCGGTTTGTATGAGGATTGGATCTCACGATATCCCATTTTTTCCATTGAAGACGGAATGGGAGAAAATGATTGGACAGGATGGAAATTGTTGACCGATAAACTCGGGAAGGAAGTTCAACTTGTCGGTGACGATCTTTTCGTGACCAACACGGAAAAGCTGCGCCGTGGAATCGAAGGAGGCATCGCGAATTCGATATTGATCAAAGTGAATCAGATCGGCACTTTGACAGAAACGCTTGCGACAATGAAAATGGCTTTCGCGGCAAATTATACTTGCATCGCAAGCCATCGATCCGGCGAAACAGAAGATTTCACGATTGCTGATCTTGCTGTTGGCACCAACTGCGGGCAAATCAAAACGGGAAGCGCAAGCCGGAGCGACCGCATGGCCAAATACAATCAATTGCTCAGGATCGAAGAAAAACTGGGCGCCGAAGCCCAATTTGCGAAACTGCCAAAAAGGTGAATCATGCACAAAGTGGTTTTACTAAGGCATGGAGAAAGCATTTGGAACCGCGAGAACAGATTTACCGGCTGGACTGATGTGGATTTATCGGAGAAGGGATTAGAGGAAGCAAAACAGGCCGGCGAAGTCTTGAAGCGCGAAGGATACACCTTCGATATGGCGTTCACGTCTGTGTTGAAGAGAGCGATTCGTACACTGTGGATCGTGATGGATCAAATGGATCTGATGTGGATTCCAGTAAAAAACTCGTGGCGTCTAAACGAACGGCATTACGGAGCGCTGCAAGGCTTGAACAAGTCGGAAACTGCGGCAAAATTCGGTGAAGAACAGGTTCACATCTGGCGCAGAAGCTACGACATTCCGCCGCCTCCACTCGATCATAACGATGAGCGTTTTCCTGGAAACGATCCCCAGTATAAGAATCTGAAGGAAGAGGAAATACCGTTAACCGAATGTCTAAAAGATACAGTGGAACGATTTCTTCCATACTGGCATCAAACGATCGCGCCGGAAATCAAGTCCGCCAGAAAAATAATCATCGCCGCGCATGGAAACAGCTTAAGAGCCCTGGTGAAATATCTGGACAAAGTACCGGAGGTCGCCATAGTGAATTTGAATATTCCAACAGGAATGCCTCTGGTCTATGAGCTGGACGATGATTTACGACCGATTCGGAATTATTATCTGGGTGATCCCGAAGCTGTGCAGAAAGCGATGCAAGCTGTAGCAAATCAAGGAAAGGCGAAGTAATTATGGCTTACTGGTTGTTTAAATCGGATCCCGATGTTTATGGATATCAACACCTGGAAAAGGACAAACACACCGTTTGGGATGGGGTGTCAAATCCCGTTGCGTTGAGGAATCTTCGTTCCTGCAAAAAGGGGGATACGGTTCTGATTTACCATACAGGTGAAGAGAAAGCGATTATTGGTTTGGCGGAAATCACAAAAGAAGCGTATCCGGATCCAAAGCAGAAAAATGAAAGATTGGTAGTTGTGGAAATCAAGGTTCTAGAGCGTTTGAAACGGCCAATCACTTTAGCTGAAGTTAAAGCCCGAAAAGAATTTGCCGATTTTGCGTTGGTCCGATTGCCCCGCCTTTCAGTGATGCCAGTCAGTGACGCTCAGTTGAAGCTGCTTGGAATCTAAACTCTTGGCGTCTTGGCGTCTTGGCGTTGAATGAGCGTGTCTAATTCCTCTCGCAACCTTG
The sequence above is drawn from the bacterium genome and encodes:
- the eno gene encoding phosphopyruvate hydratase — translated: MATIQKILAREVLDSRGTPTVEAEAHLSDGSWSRAAVPSGASTGQYEALELRDGDPARHMGKGVRKAVSNIREKIAPALLGQQATQQAEIDQKMIELDGTPNKANLGANAILAVSLAVAKAAAVSEGKNLYEYLSAGQGNVLPIPLMNVINGGAHADNNLDVQEFMIVPHGTSSFSQAIRMGCEVFHHLKKILKKAGNITAVGDEGGFAPQLKSHEEALELMMRAIEAAGYKPADQISLALDVAASEFYEDGGYVLKKSDKSRRSSEEMIGLYEDWISRYPIFSIEDGMGENDWTGWKLLTDKLGKEVQLVGDDLFVTNTEKLRRGIEGGIANSILIKVNQIGTLTETLATMKMAFAANYTCIASHRSGETEDFTIADLAVGTNCGQIKTGSASRSDRMAKYNQLLRIEEKLGAEAQFAKLPKR
- the gpmA gene encoding 2,3-diphosphoglycerate-dependent phosphoglycerate mutase, encoding MHKVVLLRHGESIWNRENRFTGWTDVDLSEKGLEEAKQAGEVLKREGYTFDMAFTSVLKRAIRTLWIVMDQMDLMWIPVKNSWRLNERHYGALQGLNKSETAAKFGEEQVHIWRRSYDIPPPPLDHNDERFPGNDPQYKNLKEEEIPLTECLKDTVERFLPYWHQTIAPEIKSARKIIIAAHGNSLRALVKYLDKVPEVAIVNLNIPTGMPLVYELDDDLRPIRNYYLGDPEAVQKAMQAVANQGKAK
- a CDS encoding EVE domain-containing protein gives rise to the protein MAYWLFKSDPDVYGYQHLEKDKHTVWDGVSNPVALRNLRSCKKGDTVLIYHTGEEKAIIGLAEITKEAYPDPKQKNERLVVVEIKVLERLKRPITLAEVKARKEFADFALVRLPRLSVMPVSDAQLKLLGI